A window of the Isosphaera pallida ATCC 43644 genome harbors these coding sequences:
- a CDS encoding GumC family protein: MDRELLPARTRGEMGDSPSPRPHHPTSPALPAWALDFHDTSSVTSVNPNGSSKTLADYLRALRQRWGVTLALAILLFVPGAVYTVRKAPVYRAEAILEVQPSSNDPNLSSILAHKVGGEPQPLDDRFLPNAVAYLKSRPMASQVASILTAAREVPNGADPFKDLIDNLSVKAIPNSNYIALSLDGTDPSWITKMLNTLIESYAERVGREQANTLDGALLAGTKLVEERRAAIQKLEEEASAALQASDSLDPSGESLLRSELTIATTLLLSEQNRLTSLEDQLALRRMSPTRTLDERSMIARNRIERLEDENEKISRAILSIQGRAKDVLFEPKTRELKLRLDQNRQEIERLEARMRKGLPEDEETALEKRGEAIRAGIEKHIAQLREEIARINKRMQEERPAQQAYLNKIKQRDLESKNLMETQQKLNELRALAGALKSKNPVKIVSRAMEPEEPVKPSKKLYLALFAMFGLVGGVGLVCLMEHLDHTIRAPEPVMAGLRLPVLGMIPRVARTQETTRGGHVWTASAPLSIAADAFRNLRAGLIGSEEERPLTSLLIASAGPGEGKSTVALNLATACARAGERTLLIDLDFRRPSLGAVFGVGPDDPGIIDVLRGDRPWQKVVVRTELPQLDFLPSGDVAGVPVEVLGTRELKQALASARGHYDRIILDGPALLGLADGRLLGRMVDGALLVIRSGTQTLQSLRRARMMLDQSRVPVLGAALNQMRAVELDWTRPASPILTAVALRPSDADPLEPSDTFDDEFTDDELNGVTPDEDDVNQDLDPTTARDDSTPDCSSETILDSQANPVVSAAGSGNPGDCHSATVI; encoded by the coding sequence ATGGATCGAGAGTTGCTGCCCGCACGGACGCGGGGCGAGATGGGCGATTCCCCGTCCCCCCGGCCTCATCACCCCACCTCGCCCGCCCTGCCAGCCTGGGCGCTGGACTTTCACGACACGTCGTCCGTCACCTCCGTCAACCCTAACGGCTCGTCCAAAACTTTGGCCGATTACCTGCGGGCCTTGAGGCAACGCTGGGGCGTCACCCTCGCGTTGGCGATCCTGTTGTTCGTCCCGGGCGCGGTGTACACGGTCCGCAAAGCCCCGGTCTATCGGGCCGAGGCGATCTTAGAAGTTCAGCCCAGCAGCAACGACCCCAACCTCAGCAGCATCCTAGCGCACAAGGTGGGCGGCGAGCCGCAGCCGTTGGATGATCGGTTTTTGCCCAACGCGGTGGCCTATCTCAAGTCGCGGCCGATGGCCTCCCAGGTGGCCTCCATCCTAACGGCCGCTCGGGAGGTTCCCAACGGTGCCGACCCCTTCAAAGACTTGATCGACAACCTCTCGGTCAAAGCGATTCCCAACAGCAACTACATCGCGCTGAGCCTCGACGGCACTGATCCTTCCTGGATCACCAAGATGCTCAACACCCTGATTGAATCTTATGCCGAACGGGTCGGTCGAGAGCAGGCCAACACTCTGGACGGTGCGTTGCTGGCCGGAACCAAGCTAGTGGAGGAACGCCGGGCAGCGATCCAAAAACTCGAAGAGGAAGCCTCCGCGGCGCTCCAGGCATCCGACTCGCTGGATCCCTCAGGCGAAAGTCTGTTGCGTTCGGAACTGACCATCGCCACCACCCTGCTGCTCTCCGAACAGAATCGGCTCACCAGCTTGGAGGATCAACTGGCCCTCCGGCGGATGTCGCCCACGCGTACCTTGGACGAACGCTCGATGATCGCCCGCAACCGGATCGAGCGTCTGGAGGATGAGAACGAGAAAATCTCTCGGGCGATCCTTTCGATCCAGGGGCGGGCCAAGGATGTCTTGTTCGAGCCCAAGACCCGCGAACTCAAGCTCCGACTCGACCAGAACCGTCAGGAAATCGAACGGTTAGAAGCCCGCATGAGGAAGGGTCTGCCCGAAGACGAAGAGACCGCGCTTGAGAAGCGCGGTGAGGCGATCCGTGCCGGGATTGAAAAGCACATCGCCCAACTGCGTGAGGAGATCGCCCGCATCAACAAGCGGATGCAAGAGGAACGTCCCGCCCAGCAAGCCTACCTCAATAAGATCAAACAACGCGACTTGGAATCCAAGAATCTAATGGAGACTCAGCAAAAGCTCAACGAGCTGCGGGCGTTGGCCGGGGCGTTGAAGTCGAAGAACCCGGTCAAGATCGTGTCGCGGGCGATGGAGCCGGAGGAGCCGGTCAAGCCATCCAAGAAGCTCTACCTGGCACTGTTCGCTATGTTCGGCCTAGTGGGGGGGGTCGGCTTGGTCTGTCTGATGGAACACCTCGATCACACCATCCGCGCGCCCGAGCCGGTCATGGCCGGTCTGCGTTTGCCGGTGTTGGGAATGATTCCCCGAGTGGCGCGAACTCAAGAGACCACCCGAGGCGGTCACGTCTGGACAGCCAGCGCCCCGCTGTCGATCGCCGCCGACGCCTTCCGCAACCTGCGGGCCGGTCTGATTGGCTCGGAGGAGGAGCGGCCCTTGACGAGTCTGCTGATCGCCAGCGCCGGGCCAGGCGAAGGCAAAAGCACGGTGGCCTTGAATTTGGCGACTGCCTGCGCCCGAGCCGGGGAACGAACCCTCTTGATCGACCTGGATTTCCGCCGTCCGAGCCTTGGGGCGGTCTTCGGCGTCGGTCCCGACGATCCAGGCATCATCGACGTGTTGCGGGGCGATCGCCCCTGGCAAAAGGTGGTTGTTCGCACGGAGTTGCCTCAACTCGACTTCCTGCCCAGCGGCGACGTGGCCGGGGTACCGGTGGAGGTGTTGGGCACCCGCGAACTCAAGCAAGCTCTGGCTTCGGCCCGCGGTCATTACGACCGGATCATTCTGGATGGTCCGGCTCTGCTCGGTTTGGCCGATGGGCGGTTGCTGGGTCGGATGGTCGATGGAGCGTTGCTGGTCATCCGTTCGGGCACCCAAACGCTTCAGTCGCTGCGACGCGCTCGGATGATGTTAGACCAGTCGCGGGTGCCAGTTCTGGGTGCGGCGCTCAACCAGATGCGGGCCGTCGAGCTGGACTGGACCCGCCCAGCCTCGCCGATCCTCACCGCCGTCGCGCTTCGGCCCAGCGACGCTGACCCGCTCGAGCCCTCCGACACCTTCGATGACGAGTTCACCGATGATGAACTCAACGGGGTCACTCCAGACGAAGACGACGTGAACCAGGACCTCGACCCAACCACCGCCCGCGATGACTCGACTCCGGACTGTTCCTCTGAAACGATCCTTGATTCGCAAGCCAATCCGGTCGTATCCGCCGCCGGGTCCGGGAATCCGGGCGATTGCCACTCCGCCACCGTGATCTAA